The proteins below come from a single Chitinophaga pinensis DSM 2588 genomic window:
- a CDS encoding cytochrome P450 has protein sequence MTPSTLKSPLSWHQQLQDEQAVYFDPAFRFYFGGQGAWQVFRHKEVQRVLSDHEVFSNEYMPKSDDNLLGSNLNQTDPPRHRQLRALVSKAFAPAVIAKLEAWIHHECKELLQTVLAKGEMDFVKVFSIPLPGRVTAQLLGVPDQDHDQVNAWVNAISSDPAVIGMDAYFQAQQEMGRLFTALLEERAKTPQSDLISHLLHAEIDGERLSMPDTLAFCIALLIAGNETTNGFLANAMYTFATTPDVQSHLQAHIEDLPSALNEVLRYAPPVQSMCRIAKMDVELGGQLIRKGDLINAWLSAANRDPSVFRNPDTFDIHRNNIKMVSFGHGAHYCIGAMLARMEAKIAFEIIFSAIKNVTLKPGVTPARNPSTIVAGFLDLPIVFEPK, from the coding sequence ATGACTCCATCTACGTTAAAATCCCCCCTATCCTGGCATCAGCAATTACAGGATGAACAAGCAGTTTATTTTGATCCGGCATTCAGGTTTTATTTTGGTGGCCAGGGCGCCTGGCAGGTATTCCGTCACAAGGAAGTACAGCGCGTACTGAGTGACCATGAAGTTTTTTCCAATGAATATATGCCCAAGTCAGATGATAATCTCCTGGGGAGCAATCTCAACCAGACGGATCCTCCGCGTCACCGGCAGTTACGTGCACTGGTGAGTAAGGCATTTGCTCCTGCTGTTATTGCAAAACTGGAGGCATGGATCCATCACGAATGTAAGGAGCTGCTGCAGACAGTCCTGGCAAAAGGAGAAATGGATTTTGTGAAAGTGTTTTCTATTCCTCTACCCGGTCGTGTTACAGCGCAGTTATTAGGTGTACCTGATCAGGACCATGACCAGGTAAACGCGTGGGTCAATGCCATTTCCAGTGATCCTGCCGTTATTGGTATGGATGCTTATTTTCAGGCGCAGCAGGAAATGGGCAGGTTGTTTACTGCTTTACTGGAAGAACGTGCTAAAACGCCTCAATCTGACCTTATATCGCATCTCTTACACGCAGAGATAGATGGTGAACGATTAAGTATGCCGGATACCCTTGCTTTTTGTATTGCGTTGTTAATAGCGGGCAATGAAACGACCAATGGTTTCCTGGCCAATGCCATGTACACGTTTGCCACTACGCCGGATGTACAGTCGCATCTCCAGGCACATATTGAAGACCTGCCTTCGGCTTTAAATGAAGTATTACGCTATGCGCCGCCGGTACAGAGTATGTGCCGTATTGCAAAGATGGATGTGGAACTGGGTGGGCAACTGATCCGTAAAGGGGATCTGATAAATGCATGGTTGTCAGCCGCTAACCGTGATCCGTCCGTATTCCGTAATCCTGATACCTTTGATATACACAGGAATAATATAAAAATGGTCAGCTTTGGTCATGGTGCGCACTATTGCATCGGCGCTATGCTGGCGAGAATGGAAGCAAAAATCGCTTTTGAAATCATCTTTTCTGCCATAAAAAATGTCACCTTGAAGCCAGGTGTCACGCCTGCAAGGAATCCGAGCACCATCGTGGCAGGGTTTCTGGATCTGCCGATTGTATTTGAGCCAAAATAA